A window from Citrus sinensis cultivar Valencia sweet orange chromosome 3, DVS_A1.0, whole genome shotgun sequence encodes these proteins:
- the LOC127900960 gene encoding norbelladine synthase-like, giving the protein MKGQMVVETTVKVAAEEFWDAYRDIKRVRILHELLGEMVGEPRVEHGDGGVGTIVSIANPPEAFWGKSDTKELYRMIDDEKRITEVEFIEGGLKDLGFDYLLTRAEIIEKDPQTTIVKSTVDYEIDDKLAHKVSLVKMEYFQTAIEAIAKYLNTERKASA; this is encoded by the exons ATGAAGGGACAAATGGTAGTGGAAACAACTGTAAAGGTGGCAGCCGAGGAGTTCTGGGATGCGTACAGGGATATTAAGCGTGTGAGAATTTTGCATGAATTATTAGGAGAGATGGTCGGCGAGCCTCGAGTTGAACATGGCGATGGAGGTGTTGGTACCATTGTCAGCATTGCTAACCCACcag aaGCGTTCTGGGGAAAAAGTGATACGAAGGAATTATATAGAATGATTGATGATGAGAAGCGCATTACAGAAGTTGAATTTATTGAAGGAGGACTCAAGGATCTTGGTTTTGATTATCTTCTGACTCGTGCGGAGATCATTGAGAAAGATCCTCAAACAACTATTGTCAAATCAACAGTGGATTATGAGATCGATGACAAATTAGCCCATAAAGTTTCTTTGGTTAAGATGGAATATTTCCAAACAGCCATTGAAGCTATTGCCAAGTATCTTAATACTGAAAGGAAAGCCAGTGCTTAG